The following coding sequences are from one Methyloterricola oryzae window:
- a CDS encoding ABC transporter ATP-binding protein, whose amino-acid sequence MSEPVPHITVQNLTMAYGDFVIQRDLDFSINRGDVFIVMGGSGCGKSTLLRHLIGLQRPAKGEVYYQRQNFWQAEDAERTAIMRRIGVLYQSGALFSSLTLAENIALPLGEFTDLSPAEIADIVSYKLALVGLAGFEDYYPSEISGGMQKRAGLARAMALDPEILFFDEPSAGLDPISARLLDDLIISLRDTLGTTIVVVTHELASIFAIGTNSVFLDPETKTMLATGSPKALLEESKDPKIIRFLTRGERDGEESTVKEGARP is encoded by the coding sequence ATGAGCGAGCCGGTCCCGCACATCACGGTGCAGAACCTGACCATGGCCTACGGGGACTTCGTCATCCAGCGCGATCTGGATTTCTCCATCAACCGCGGCGACGTGTTCATCGTCATGGGCGGCAGCGGCTGCGGCAAGAGCACCCTGCTGCGCCATCTGATCGGCCTGCAGCGCCCGGCAAAGGGCGAGGTTTACTACCAGCGGCAGAATTTCTGGCAGGCGGAGGACGCCGAGCGCACCGCAATCATGCGCCGCATCGGCGTGCTCTACCAGAGCGGGGCCCTGTTCAGCTCCCTGACCCTGGCGGAGAACATCGCCCTGCCCCTGGGCGAGTTCACCGACCTGAGCCCTGCGGAAATCGCCGACATCGTCTCTTACAAACTGGCGCTAGTGGGATTGGCCGGCTTCGAGGACTACTACCCGTCCGAGATCAGCGGCGGCATGCAGAAGCGCGCCGGCCTGGCGCGGGCCATGGCCCTGGACCCGGAAATCCTGTTCTTCGACGAGCCCTCGGCCGGCCTGGACCCTATCAGCGCCCGGCTGCTGGACGATCTGATCATCTCCCTGCGCGACACCCTGGGCACCACCATCGTGGTTGTCACCCACGAGTTGGCCAGCATCTTCGCCATCGGCACCAACTCGGTGTTCCTGGACCCGGAGACCAAGACCATGCTCGCCACCGGCTCGCCCAAGGCATTGCTGGAAGAATCCAAGGACCCCAAAATCATCCGCTTCTTG
- a CDS encoding MlaE family ABC transporter permease — MNPQPASGQARHSSEAGDSTIEFSGTWTHAADVPQAEALLEALRAAKPQRMRLAVHDLQDWDSRLPTFILQITDFCAADGIAVDCEGLPEGVRGLLNLARAVPERSGARRSANGEPFLARLGKNTLAAFKEATGMVGFVGETLLAVLDALRGRARYRTIDLMLCVQETGPGALAIVSLISILVGLILAFVGAVQLSMFGAQIYIADLVGLGTVREMGALMTAVIMAGRTGAAYAAQLGTMNVNSEIDALRTMGISPMHFLVLPRLAALILMMPLLCLYADLMGILGGALVTVSAFDVNLLQYYNETRRAVHLPDLAIGLSKSLVFAVLIASAGCRRGMQCGRSAAAVGEAATAAVVDSIVYIVVADSIITLVCNRLGI; from the coding sequence GTGAACCCGCAGCCGGCGTCCGGTCAAGCCCGGCACAGCAGCGAGGCTGGCGACTCGACCATCGAATTCTCCGGCACCTGGACCCACGCGGCCGATGTTCCGCAGGCCGAAGCGCTCCTGGAAGCCCTGCGCGCCGCCAAGCCCCAGCGCATGCGGCTGGCTGTCCATGACCTGCAAGACTGGGACAGCCGCCTGCCCACTTTCATTCTTCAGATCACCGATTTCTGCGCCGCCGACGGCATTGCCGTGGATTGCGAAGGTCTGCCGGAAGGCGTGCGCGGCCTGCTGAACCTGGCGCGGGCGGTGCCGGAGCGCAGCGGCGCGCGCCGCTCGGCCAATGGCGAGCCGTTCCTGGCCCGCCTCGGCAAGAACACCCTGGCGGCCTTCAAGGAAGCCACCGGCATGGTCGGTTTCGTCGGCGAGACCCTGCTCGCCGTGCTGGATGCGCTTCGTGGCCGGGCCCGCTACCGGACGATCGACCTCATGCTGTGCGTGCAGGAAACCGGCCCCGGCGCCCTGGCGATCGTCAGCCTCATCAGCATCCTGGTGGGGCTGATCCTGGCCTTCGTCGGCGCGGTGCAGCTCTCCATGTTCGGCGCGCAGATCTACATCGCCGACCTGGTGGGCCTGGGCACCGTGCGCGAGATGGGGGCCCTGATGACCGCCGTGATCATGGCGGGACGCACCGGCGCGGCCTACGCGGCGCAGCTCGGCACCATGAACGTCAACAGCGAGATCGACGCCCTGCGCACCATGGGCATCTCGCCCATGCATTTCCTGGTGCTGCCGCGGCTGGCGGCCTTGATCCTGATGATGCCCCTGCTCTGCCTGTATGCCGACCTCATGGGCATCCTCGGCGGCGCGCTGGTGACGGTGAGCGCCTTCGACGTCAACCTGCTGCAGTACTACAACGAGACTAGACGCGCGGTGCACCTGCCGGACCTGGCCATAGGCCTGTCCAAGAGCCTGGTGTTCGCCGTCCTCATCGCCAGCGCCGGCTGCCGGCGCGGCATGCAGTGCGGGCGCAGCGCCGCGGCGGTGGGCGAGGCGGCGACGGCGGCGGTGGTGGACAGCATCGTCTACATCGTGGTGGCCGATTCGATCATCACCCTGGTCTGCAACCGTTTGGGGATCTGA
- a CDS encoding transporter, translating to MAQQAAATDIEPRAYSNIPVGLNFLVVNYAYTQGNVSFAPTVPITNGRMSIHSATLAYVRSLDLWGHSGKFDIIVPQAWLSGQAEVLGKPRIRDISGFADPWVRFYMNLLGAPALSMKDFSQYQQDWILGASLAVSPPGGQYDPEKLVNLGTNRWAVKPELGLSKAFGPLTMELAAGVFIFTDNDQPFRGKTLEQDPMVALQSHLIYSFGNGIWGAFDANYYTGGQTTKDGIEANDRMENWRLGGTLSFPISRQQSIKLFGSSGIYARTGSNFDIVGLAWQYRWGEGL from the coding sequence ATGGCGCAACAAGCCGCCGCCACCGACATCGAGCCAAGGGCTTATTCCAACATCCCGGTCGGCCTCAACTTCCTGGTGGTCAACTATGCCTACACCCAGGGCAATGTGAGCTTCGCCCCCACGGTGCCCATCACCAATGGCAGGATGTCCATCCACAGCGCCACCCTGGCCTACGTGCGTTCACTGGACCTCTGGGGCCATTCCGGCAAGTTCGACATCATCGTGCCCCAGGCCTGGCTGTCGGGCCAGGCGGAGGTGCTGGGCAAACCCAGGATCCGCGATATCAGCGGCTTTGCCGACCCTTGGGTGCGTTTCTACATGAATCTGCTGGGGGCGCCCGCCCTGAGCATGAAGGACTTCAGCCAGTACCAGCAGGACTGGATCCTGGGCGCCAGCCTCGCGGTCTCCCCGCCCGGCGGCCAGTACGACCCGGAAAAGCTGGTGAACCTCGGCACCAACCGCTGGGCCGTCAAGCCCGAACTCGGGCTATCCAAGGCCTTCGGTCCGCTCACTATGGAGCTGGCAGCGGGCGTCTTCATCTTCACCGACAACGACCAGCCTTTCCGTGGCAAGACCCTGGAACAAGACCCCATGGTCGCACTGCAGAGCCACCTCATCTACAGCTTCGGCAATGGCATCTGGGGGGCCTTCGACGCCAATTACTACACCGGAGGCCAGACCACCAAGGATGGCATCGAAGCCAACGACCGCATGGAGAACTGGCGCCTGGGCGGCACTCTCTCCTTTCCCATCAGCCGCCAGCAGTCCATCAAGCTGTTCGGCAGCAGCGGCATCTATGCCCGCACTGGCAGCAACTTCGATATCGTGGGACTCGCCTGGCAGTACCGCTGGGGGGAAGGACTTTAA